The nucleotide window CTTCTCTATGATCAACCCAACTTGAAAAAGTTCAGATATATTTATTGCCTATCGTAATCAAGACAAAATAAGTGCAAAATATTCAAACTGAAGTCAATTTGCTGACATCATTCTTGGCACAAGAATTGTACAGACTTTTAAAGTCGACGAATGGTGCCAAAAGACAGAATAGCAACAGGCTTTTTTGCTACACCTTCTTGGCAGGTGATGATGTTACACCTATCTGAGTGGCCCATAAGGATATAACAGACTCTCATCAATACGCCGCCATTATCACACACTCAGCGGAAGCTGGGCAATCTATGTCGGCAGTCCTTAAAGCACCTGTTCTAGAAGGCGAACTTAAATATCCATGCAGCAATTTGATATAAGACACCAAACCTATAAAGAGTTTATAGACAGTCCGAAATTAAGTTctagtttgttttgttgcaaCGTTCGTTTTCTCTGGTTGTGACGGGGCTGATGttcttagaaaaaaataatggcaaTTTCTCTGAAGTACTTCTGACTAATTTCATAtgaatttgcaaaacaaattgtaggAACCAGATATACATCATATGTAGACGACCAATGGCGTCAGAATtccaaaagaaaacaacattgtgaTTTAACAATGTCGTGACATGAACTTGATTGGTCTGGCCCACCCTGGGTGAGCTGCCCATAAAAACTCACATCATTGAGTACATAACAAGAGAAGAAGCTTATTGGAGTCATCGCTTATGGCAATAAATGTCGACAAATTTCCGTTCGTTTTTGTTTTACGGATAAGTTCaacaaaagttaaacaaagGGGCTGGTTTTTGCCAGTGTGGTGGTGGTGTAATTCAACAAACATTTAAGGCTTTCTTTTGAAATCGCATTGCATATGAAGGCATACAACCCGTTATAGACCTAATCAGTTAGCTTTTTTCTAATactgaaaatattgttttcccactcatgtttgtttcaaaaatcattacttttttttttctctagttCTTACACCGACCAACCATCTAGTTGAGAAtgatagtgggggggggggacttgtaTCTCAAGAGCGTATaagcatttttgtttcattcaatTACTGACATCATTGattattgtttaattatttattgtttaattgaTGCTAAcagaaaaaataatgatgagTGAGGAGTTGTACAAGGAGCAGTTAGTAAATATCACAACTTTTAAAAATCTATATTATGACCTctttagaaaaacaaacttttaaagtcCAACAAGTGTAACCTCACTTAGTAGAAattgtaaaagcacacaaaactgGTTTGTTTAGAATGttaaatcattttatttgaGCAGAAGTACTGAACATAATTGTACTTGCATGAGAgcaatgaataataatattaatcaaaGTTCGCTATAGGTCATGACTTTTGGTTTCATTGACCacatttttgatttgttttgtcttcctgcaatgtgaagaaaaaacttcaaaacctgTTTTAAAAATGCGTTATCTTTGTTTCAGTGTACTAAGCACCTTATTGGTGGATACATGTGCTATACACAAGACtcaattattatattattattagacaATTTACAGATTaccaataaaacaacaaaaggaAATAACAAAGATAAGTGAAGTAGGCATATTGGATTTGCTGGAATAACAATGAGCTGGCTGCTTAAAAATTAGTTGACagaaacaaattgttcaaatctagaaataataataataataataataaccgtatttataacgcgccttttgccaaaggatacaaagcgccaggtattattactgcaaggagtggggcaaatttttgagatataagacctaatccttagcaccatgtaatggtttacaaggtgctgtggtggcgcaatatgctgccaatccatccaggaacaccagggcgaaccccttctcttttcgataagtgcactgggatcttttacatgcgtttacacaacacatgggaccaacagctttacgtcccatccaaaggacgaagcaatggttatgtgtttTGCtcggggacacaagtgtcacagctggggattcgaacccacactctgctgatcagagtttgaattcagtgctcataaccactcggccacgacactcccaaaTGCTTTGGTTCTCTGTTGTTCATTATTCAAATAAATGTTAAACTCATTCCAAAGATGGTGGCTGCAGAAAGAGTCACCCAGGTTTTGGAGGCCTTTATAATCAAGTAAAACACTCAGGCTACTCCAATCTAGGTTAATTTGAATCACAGATCCTGTACCAGTGATTTCCACTATGAATGGGATATATATATACTTGTGTAACTTGCGTAACTCCTGTGTTTGTATAAAACTGCATCAACATTATGAATCAGAGATGCCTTTGATACGTTACAAGACATTCACAAATGGATTAGTTGTTATACATTTGGGTTAAATTAGATAAATATGTGGACTTCCTCCACTATATGAGAGTAACCTGGCAGAGTGATAACACATTGTGACAGCAAAAGTCACAAGGTTTTACTTCTgaacacaatatttttttactattttgctTTCAACTTCTTATATGCTGCTGAAACAGATCAGCCAAGCAAAGTATCAGTAATACAGTATTAGTATTTATTGTGTTTGTCTGGTCCTCCGataattcatgctaagcagacaaACCTGCTTAACACATTTTGCTAAGCTGCCCAAAGAAAATGGGCCAAGGaaacaacttcataaagctgttaaacatGTATATTTGCACAGAAATATTTACAAGACAGAATTTAAATTGAGGTCAAAAGAAGACATCTCGTTTGCATTGTTCGATCTCAGAGATAGCGGAAGTGGTCTATAGCAAGGTGTTTATACACACTGATTAGCTCCCTGCTTAATGTTGCTAAGTTTATCAATTGTGTCCAATATTTTCTGTccaacagctttgtgaaatacaGGCCTAAAATCAATTCCACAAAACTTTACACAACTGCATAAGTCCACTTGCCCAAGTGGATTTAGGCAATTGTAAAGTTTCCTGAAATCgaaggctggtaaccttaaatGAGACTCTTTGTGGTTATAAGAGGTATACATAACATAAATACATTATTATACACGTAACAGCCATTCCTCCAAAAAGGATCCAGGTATCTTGTGATGATCTTTTTTCTATCAATCTCATTACAGTATTACTCAATCCCAACATATTCGCTACGTCTAGAATCCGTCGCTGAGTACcctgagaaaaacaacaacaaaagtgatattaagtattgtttgaagctttgcatgttgtggagaaataagaagaaactataaataaatagtaaatttgcgggtacaaccatgtgtaaatctcttacagtgagtgttggctctgaaaagagccggtttggtcttgacgtttcgaacagtatactctgctcgtcttcaggagaacagAAATATTAATTTCCGAGGAGCGCTGAGGCTCAATGGTCTAGTGTGATGAGTTTAGGATACATCCGTTACAGAATGTGAGTTTGAATTCCAGTCTGGTTGGTTGTAACATTTGTATCCTTTTTTGGCAACTCGCATTCCCAACTAATTTAACCCTCCCTGTTTCTTAGGACAAACAACACAAAGTGGAGAAGCCACCAGCTGTGCTCAATTGCAATGTAGTTTGGGCCACTGCTGGATGAGATAAGGTTCTCAATATTGCATCAATTTATGTGTAGGATCTACTTATAAAAGAGTCCACAACACTTATAATAGAAATGTAGTGGCTTTACCCCTTTCATTGTTGGTTCATAACAAGCAACCTTACTGACAGGTTTTCTTGGGTTTCTGAGCTACAATGGTCATGATGCCTTTCGACTTCCGAAGCATTCTTGATTTTAACGTTGTACATGTGTGTGGTGGCACAACTGTGCACAGAACTGCCAGTGTACCATGTTCAATTACCACATGGTGTCTTTTGTTCAGAACCCTAGTCAATTATATACTCAATAGTTAGACAGTAATAAAAACCACGTTATCAATCTTGATGATAGAGGATAGTTTAAAGAGAACTTCTTGGAAGTTGTATTTCTGTTTAAACTCATAAACCCAAAGGGATTGAATGTTTGTTCTTACTTTGAGTACACTTCTCTGATTGCGAAGATTCTCAATAGTAGCTGCACCTGCTCCTAATAAGTCATCAATCCCAAGATGGGCATCATGAAGGGATGTATTATGACGTAACTCTTGGTCAATCAGGATGGATGTATTATCTTCCTATaggaaacaaaatcaacacatcGTAAAGGATTAAGATATTattgaataaattaatttaatttcaatccTCTTGTTTTTAAACAAGACACCATCAATACAACCAACTATGGACAATTAATAAAGTAATCCATTATTTGGACAATGAAATTATTGATCACAAGTAGACACTTAGTTGGATTCCTCATACTAAATACAGGTTGCTGCATCCCATGGTTTAGGGCAATAAATACAGGTTGCTGCATCCCATGGTTTGGGGCAATAAATACAGGTTGCTGCATCCCATGGTTTGGGGGTAATTGTACAGCATGCTCCAGATGGGCAAAGCTGGctaccatttttcaaaaaacttcATTAAGAATTATGTATGTTTGATGTTGCTTCCATAACTACATAAAAGCTTGCCACGAACCATGTGACATAACAACTGTCAGAAGTTCCTGTTGTTGGAACTTACATTTGCAACAAATCTTCTGGTTAGTAACTCTTCTCTGTCTTTGATTTCTTGTTCCTTCATGAACTGTCGATGTTGGATGTTTCTTAATGCTGCTTGTAGATGCTGGCAGTCATACTTTAATTGGTCCAATCGTCtgaaaggtcaaagttcaaagcAGAAAGTGCTGAGAAACAGTGGGGGCAGTAAAGCTAGAAAAGTCTGGATTCTGAATTGCATGATGTCACAAGTCTTGATGAGAAACAGTGGGGGCAGTAAAGCTAGAAAAGTCTGGATTCTGAATTGCATGATGTCACAAGTCTTGATGAGAAACAGTGGGGGCAGTAAAGCTAGAAAAGTCTGGATTCTGAATTGCATGATGTCACCGGTCTTGAtgagctcaatttcataaagctgtttagcagaaaatattgcttatcaGAACAATGAGTGGAGCTCAAGTAGAAACAATTATGACCTATTCAGTGATAGTCTATTCTTTTGGAGTGATTCTGGGAGATGAATTTGTGAATCAAAAGGTTTGCTACAACCATGTGACATATCTTTCTTATTATTCCTAGATTCTTCTGGATTTCATTCCATGTGAGCGACATTGTTAGGCAATTCCTGTGGTGGATTGGAGCTTCATGGATCGATGTATTCCACTCACAGTGTTAACTACATCTCAGAATGAAACTGAAGGGGACACAAAGTAATTCAGAAACTTACAATCtagcattttgttttcttgttgggGGTTCTTTGTTGACAAGGATGTCCAGTCTCTCTAGGTTACTAACGATTCGATCAATCATCGTTTGAACCTCACTCTCTGCATCTAAATAAATaatcacaataaaataaataatgacaacTCACTTCAAACTGTCTTCCATTAGTTGGCCAATGatattctttttaaattttcaaagacaaaacTTTTGGACAAATGCAAAACCTTGCATCTCAATTTTGTATTACATGCATGTATCTTGCTAAAGAGGATCTCCCTGCATCTCCAATCAAGATTGGCATATTTTGGCTAGTTTAGGTTATATTTCTGCAATGAAACAAATATATGTGTTAGCTCTAAAATGTTGTCAGCTCATAGCTACTTATAAATGTATGTATTTGATTGAGTTAATTTATTTTGGAGCTCCAGGAATACTTTATTGGTGATGGTTTTTCCCAAAGTATTGTTGAATAATAAGAACCGTTGATGTTTCTCagcattttgtaaataataatagtgatttAAGGTTTAGGGACCTTTATATTTTAAGGAACAACTAAAATTAAAAGGACTTCAAAACCATAATGTAATGAATTACTCTTGTCAAGAAGAGACTTACGGTGGACATTTTCGGGTGAAGCTTGTTCCACTCTTGACAGACCATTCTGGACTTCTTGAAGCAATCTTTACAAATAAAGAATACCAAGTTGAGTTTACTAAAGTAAAATTATAACATCAGTAATCAAAATGTATTCTTAAAAGGGGTTATCCAACCAACCCACTGACACATAAAACTGTGGCCATCATGTGTTAATGTTTCTGATAAACAAGGATTGCATTGGTATTTAAACTATGGTTACTATAGGACAAGTGAGGAAGAATTTAAAGAAAATACACTGTAATAAATTCACGCActttactcccccccccccccccatgtaaGGTTTGCAGAAACACTGTCATAACTGCACATGGGACAATCGTGCTTAAGGTTGTGGTGTttctgaaagaagaaaacgGTGGTGTAACGAATCAACATTTTGTTATGAATGCTCCGATTGTCTTTAGAGCATTCTCATCAAATCGTTGAGTTATTAAACCCCAGGTTATTTTTAGAACCACATCAACAACAATTTGTCTACATAGTTTTACTGCAAatcttactagattgtatctctaCACAAAGCATACCACTCAATAAATGTCTTCAAATGTATTAAGTAACTTCATTTCATGATATTAAGAGCCAACCCACAATTTCCAAACAAACAACTTGTGTTCCACAGAGAAATACCACAGCTCTCTACCCTTCCCAATAATATgatgtggggaggggggggggggtcaacagTCACAGTCCCAGATGTTACTTACTTGTTTGTATCATGATACAACCGCTCCATTGTGTCTAGCTCAATATAGATTTGCAATTCCCAACGAAATCTTGCCTCGGTGTCGTTAGTTTTCAATCTGCACGTGGGaacaacagtaaaaaaaaaaattcaatgtcAACTGGAAGAACGTTGGTCGTGCTTAATTCTCACTTATATGCCATATGGGAACTGTTTGACTCGTAGTCATATTACCGCATATGTAcaacataaaaatacattttagtaAAAGATACATTTTAGTAAAAGATAACAGAATACACCGCACAGGTCTAGCTAGCCATTTGCAATTTCATTTGACAGTtagcagccccccccccctcacttttaattttatcatAATCATATATGGTATGGTTGGGCCTATAAAACATCACAATTGACCCAGCAGTTATTTACTCCCTTTTTATCATTTAATAaagtttataaataaacatgtgCGTTGTCGTTCAGACTCGTATCGTATCGTATCGTATCGTACTGCCCATGCATGATATGTTGTGATGGATGTCGTACTCGTTCGTACCGTAGAGGTAGGTAGCTAGTAAACCGCAGATGTCAACATTTTCCAGAATGGAGTTATACCTGGGTCTAACTTAGCAACATTTCTAACCGGACTTCGGTGAGAAAAGATCATGGTAAGATGGACAGGCTTATGTAGTTTGTACTTACGAAATAAAGACCAGTTTGTTGGGATTTCCGCCTATCTGGCTGTAACTTATTATCTGACACGTAACGTTTTACATACAGTCATATCAGTTTTTGTGAATCTCCactatagcgccctcaagtgagTAAAATTTCAAGACGACACTGTACAGCCTGATTAGAAATGACTGcccaatttgaaataaaaaggtTTTCTGATGGAAGAAAATGAgggaaaatattgaaataaaagaCACGCACTATTCGAAAAAGTCGATTTAGTTCTGTTAATTGAAAACCTGCTGAAAAGGGTGCATTTAATTTGGCCCAGCTTTTTTATTCgcaaccggggggggggggggcgtacaAATTTGCAACTGGGACACAAACACCAAACTGCGAGTGATGCCTTTTCCAACTGTAGTTGGGTCCCAGTTGGAGCGTTACATTTTGGACGgtccaactatagttgggactgggATTGCCTCTATGCattgtaaggccgtgtccgaaacgacgacttcggctacagctacgtctagatcagcgcgtctaccagtgttgaagaatagcagacgcgcgcgatctagccgtagctgtagccgaagtcgccgtttcggacacggccttaagtACACTGATTTGCTAATTCCTTACCATTGTATCCGGATCCTCGCTTGGTGACAGATCTCCGGATCCCAGCTATAGTTGGGCCGTCCCAACTGTAATACCCAAGCTGGGATCagtcccaactacagttgggacgaTTGTCAAGTTGGATTACGGATTACGGCTAGCTGGGGACCTTGGTTTGTGTACAAAGTTTCGCTCAATCTGATTGAACTTTGGATGGCAAATCAGGTGATGAATGTTATCACGTAGCTAcgtactagtagtagtactacCAGCATTCAGTTTTAATCGTCTCGGAGCGAGGAGATTGGCCATTTTAAGGTTGTACAATGGCAGGTACGACTGAAGTCAGAGAGCAACATCGCTTTGATGAGCAGAAATTGCATGACTTCTTGATCAGCAGAGTCCAGGGGTTTCCCCAAAGTTTATCCAGCTACTTATCTGTACGGCAATTTAGGtgagtatattattattataatataagtAAACACTCTGCATAACCTATAGGGATTGTGTGCAGTCCAAGTTTTAACTTTAACTTAAACTTGAGTCATTGCTAGTGTTTACCGCTGTCTTGACACTAACATAACTGctatcaataataatatcatcATCACTTTCAAACTATAATTTTTCTAAAGACATACTAGGATTAGGAAGGGCATGTCCTATGAGAAAATGAGTCTTTGTTAATAAGAAGAGTACTTTGATAATTGATTCTTGGTTACCTCCAAactactttgtttttgttttgggaaTCCTTATTTTGAAACtatattataggcctatactATTTAAGTCTACAAGTTACAATGAAATTGTGAGGTTTGCAGTTTGCTCAATTGAAAGAACTCCTATAATCCCCCCtatatttaaatataaatagtgGTGATTGCTGTGATCATGCCATACATGCCATATGGATCCAGAAATGCTAAATTAGTAGACCTTTTTATTGTATTGAGTATTTTCACAATATGTTTTTATGCTGTCCTTGGTTTTGCAATGTTATCTTTTTAACTGTAAGTGTAAGGACTTAGTTTGAAGGTAAATCACACACGAGTCACAGTTAATACTTTaaccaaataaaaatatttaaaaagcatTCAGTTGCTGACCTTCCAGTGTCCATGATGTGTCATATTGCAAGGGTCAATCTGAGGTTAGCTCAACCTTCAACACACTAGCTGCAGGGTAGCCCTGCCTGCAACGGAgcagtccaacctgggctagcgCCAGGGCTATTATGGTCGTAGCACTATTTCATGTTTCTAAAGTTAGTTCAGAAACAGTAAGTTAGAATGCAGTTTTAAATCTCTAAAAAGCTGTTTTATAATGTCTTAATCAATCAGTATGCATGCTATAACAAGACTCTAATATAAactacaattgttttgttttacctgttGACTTTTTCTCTCCACATTTAGCTCCGGTCAGTCCAACCCGACTTTCTTCATCTTCAAAGATGGATGTGAATATGTTATGCGCAAGAAACCACCTGGTCAATtgcttaaaggggcacaccaGGTCAGTTATATCAGTAGCAGAAAGTTATTTATATTtggtagtattattattttatctttgCACCTTACTCTTGCTTTTGCCAGTCCTTCGTATTAAATACTTAAAAGCTACTTTGTGTCGGATGTGAACCTATGCTCATGCACAttcttagcatttgttttctccTGTACAGACCTCAAGATAAATGGTATACACTTCTGTTTTTAGAACGACTTCTTTTTCTCCCCAATAGATTGACCGTGAGTTCCGTGTACAGCAGGCTTTACATAAAGCCAATTTCCCTGTCCCAAGACCCTTGGTCTACTGTGATGATGAATCTGTCATTGGGACTGCATTCTATGTCATGGAACATGTTCAGGTTAGTCAAGTACTAAGGCTTTTGCCAAAGCACTGGGACCTGATAGTGATATTACAGATGCTATAAGCAATACACCCGCCTTAGCAAATTTGACAATGAACTTATCACATGAACcagtttttacaaattttgtttatatgttTTTGGAAGCAGTAGCTTGTTTGTGTTCAGTAAAGCATTTGTTGCCGCTTTGTTTGTTACTGCCACCAGTAAGTTTGTTTACTGAAACAATGCACAGGAGCCATAACCAATTGCATAGAAACTTGCCCATAATGGGCACGGAGGGATTAAAAGTCAATTTGTGTACAAACAGACTATAAATCTGTTTTCTAGAATGtatattattacaaatttatgCACGTGGTTGAGGGAAAGTTTGGTCATTCAGTTCAGATCTAACTACAGTATTCCTACATTCTTAGGGTCTTATCTTCAAGGAAAGTTTGCTCATTCAGTGCAGATAACAGTATTCTTCCATTCTTAGGGTCGTATCTTCAGGGATGTCACCCTGCCTGATATGAGTCCATCAGAGCGGTCTGCTATCTATGATGCGATGAATGAGGTCCTGGCTCGTCTACATTGCTTAGACTGGAGGAAGATGGGACTACAGGGCTATGGTAAAGACAGCAACTACTGTGGACGTCAGGTAAGCACTATGACAACAGCTACTCCACCTGTCATGTAGTTGTTTACAGTTCACTCTAGATTGGTGCAAATATTGGGAGGCATCAGACTTATCAAGTAGATCAATTGTTAATCAGGTGTGTTTTCATGGCCATACCTTTGTAAACATGAGAAACTAGTGCCTGTTGTGTTTGCTGCTACCTAATCATGTCATAAAGTCTCTTATTGGTTCTAACGGTACAGGTTTTCCCAATGCCTTGTCTAGAGTTACTGTAAAGTCATAAGTTGAATGAGAAGTAATTGTGAACTGTTCTTTGTTGGGATATCTGAATATCTTTTGTTGTAATAAGATAAAATGTGATAAAATTTCATGTTGGGCGTCCAAACACCTATCTTCTTAACACCATGCTGATACATCAGTACATTGCAAAGTGTTTACACACCCGTATAGACCATTGTTTCACCATTTATTGTATGTATTGGATCATTCCTATACATGTACCTGGGTGTGACATACATTGACTTTACTTTAAGTGGTACTGGTGTTTCTAAAATTTGTGAGTGAAATAAAATGGTTTAAAGAGCAAAACTATCTAAAGTACTTGACATGtagtgaacaaaataaataactgaCTAATTTGTCTTGACAGATTAACACTTGGAACAGGCAGTTTATAGGTGCTACAAAGCTAGCCTCCCTTCCAGAGAACCATGCAGCTCAGCAGCTTGTTCAGTGGTTGATGGACAACAAACCAACGACTGCAGAGAAGACTACCATTGTCCATGGAGACTTTCGGTTGGACAACATCATATTCCATCCAACACTGGTCAGAATTCACTTTGTCTATTGTTTCTTAAAACCAAAATGTCCAAGATGTAAATGCAAAATAATGTCCACAAAGCGAATGTATTTATTCCCTGCCCATTTCCCAGCtctccaggggtggatttcacaaagagttaagactagtcttatctcgagttaggacaagttacttgtcctaCTTCGAAGACAAGCATTCTCTCTCTGGATGACACACAGTGCTGACAAGTTTAGTTGTAACTCTTTTATTGTGTCTGTTTGATTCAGCCTAAAGTAATAGCAGTCTTAGATTGGGAGTTATCTACTCTTGGTGAACCACTGACTGATGTTGGATATGCCTGCAT belongs to Asterias rubens chromosome 6, eAstRub1.3, whole genome shotgun sequence and includes:
- the LOC117291160 gene encoding Golgi SNAP receptor complex member 2-like, producing the protein MERLYHDTNKLLQEVQNGLSRVEQASPENVHHAESEVQTMIDRIVSNLERLDILVNKEPPTRKQNARLRLDQLKYDCQHLQAALRNIQHRQFMKEQEIKDREELLTRRFVANEDNTSILIDQELRHNTSLHDAHLGIDDLLGAGAATIENLRNQRSVLKGTQRRILDVANMLGLSNTVMRLIEKRSSQDTWILFGGMAVTCIIMYLCYVYLL